A region from the Macaca mulatta isolate MMU2019108-1 chromosome 13, T2T-MMU8v2.0, whole genome shotgun sequence genome encodes:
- the GEMIN6 gene encoding gem-associated protein 6, which yields MSEWMKKGPLEWQDYIYKEVRVTASEKNEYKGWVLTTDPVSANIVLVNFLEDGSMSVTGIMGHAVQTVETVNEGDHRVREKLMHLFTSGDCKAYSPEDLEERKNSLKKWLEKNHIPITEQGDSPRTLCVAGVLTIDPPYGPENCSSSNEIILSRVQDLIEGHLTAS from the exons atgagtgaatggatgaagaaaGGCCCCTTAGAATGGCAAGATTACATTTACAAAGAGGTCCGAGTGACAGCCAGTGAGAAGAATGAGTATAAAGGATGGGTTTTAACTACAGACCCAGTCTCTGCCAA TATCGTCCTTGTGAACTTCCTTGAAGATGGCAGCATGTCTGTGACCGGAATTATGGGACATGCAGTGCAGACTGTTGAAACTGTGAATGAAGGGGACCATAGAGTGAGGGAGAAGCTGATGCATTTGTTCACGTCTGGAGACTGCAAAGCGTACAGCCCAGAGGatctggaagagagaaagaacagcCTAAAGAAATGGCTTGAGAAGAACCACATCCCCATCACTGAACAGGGAGATTCTCCAAGGACTCTCTGTGTGGCTGGGGTCCTGACTATAGACCCACCATATGGTCCAGAAAATTGCAGCAGCTCTAATGAGATTATTCTGTCTCGTGTTCAGGATCTTATTGAAGGACATCTTACAGCTTCCTAA